A portion of the Fusobacterium nucleatum genome contains these proteins:
- a CDS encoding murein L,D-transpeptidase catalytic domain family protein, protein MKLLKSVFTLILYFIFSLSLFAEVKFSNDFNLDIKKKFSDLEIKTMYRDLSLNDKVSFSCFNNAIHGLEKIEDLEIFDSSNDNLLVMVDYTKPSTEERLFIIDLRKKQLLISSLVAHGRGTGDLYATNFSNKNNSYSTSSGFYLTGNIYNGKNGESLELYGLEKGKNDNARKRTIVIHSAYYANKSFAEKYGRLGRSKGCLVLPTDLNTKIINLISGGVVLYVHTNFDENKEYDFSKLLSKSF, encoded by the coding sequence ATGAAGTTATTAAAATCTGTTTTTACATTAATTTTATATTTTATATTTTCTTTATCATTATTTGCAGAAGTAAAATTTTCAAATGATTTTAATTTAGATATAAAGAAAAAATTTTCTGACTTAGAGATTAAAACTATGTATAGAGACTTATCTTTAAATGATAAAGTCAGTTTTTCATGTTTTAATAATGCTATACATGGTTTAGAAAAAATTGAAGACTTAGAAATTTTTGATAGTTCAAATGATAATCTTTTAGTAATGGTTGATTACACTAAACCCTCAACAGAAGAAAGATTATTTATTATTGATTTAAGAAAAAAACAACTCTTAATATCAAGTCTTGTTGCTCATGGTAGAGGAACAGGAGATTTGTATGCAACAAATTTTTCTAATAAAAATAATTCCTACTCAACTTCATCAGGTTTTTATTTAACGGGGAATATTTATAATGGAAAAAATGGAGAATCTCTCGAACTTTATGGTTTAGAAAAAGGTAAAAATGACAATGCTAGAAAAAGAACTATTGTTATACATTCAGCATATTATGCAAATAAATCATTTGCAGAAAAATATGGTAGACTTGGAAGGAGTAAAGGTTGTCTTGTACTTCCCACAGATTTAAATACTAAGATTATAAATTTAATTTCTGGTGGAGTTGTACTTTATGTTCATACAAATTTTGATGAAAACAAAGAATATGATTTTTCAAAACTTTTATCTAAAAGCTTTTAG
- a CDS encoding META domain-containing protein, producing MKKFFILGITAVALTACTDVNVPFMSSAKTESSTSSSTPVFANLKEQLNGREFVIVTEGYNKKTSIGFQGDRVYGFSGINRYFGNYQISGGKFVFDDFGLTQMAGSEEEMTKELQFLDLLRKNKSIKLSGDTLTLISTEGIELVFKKTK from the coding sequence ATGAAAAAATTTTTTATATTAGGAATTACAGCGGTAGCATTAACAGCTTGTACAGATGTTAATGTTCCATTTATGTCATCAGCAAAAACAGAAAGTTCAACTTCATCATCAACACCTGTTTTTGCAAATTTAAAAGAACAGTTAAATGGTAGAGAATTTGTTATAGTAACAGAAGGATATAACAAAAAAACAAGTATAGGTTTCCAAGGAGATAGAGTTTATGGTTTTAGTGGAATAAATAGATATTTTGGAAACTATCAAATAAGTGGTGGTAAATTTGTTTTTGATGATTTTGGTCTAACTCAAATGGCGGGAAGTGAAGAAGAAATGACAAAAGAGTTACAATTTCTTGACCTTTTAAGAAAAAATAAAAGTATAAAATTATCAGGTGATACTTTAACTTTGATATCTACTGAAGGAATAGAATTAGTTTTTAAAAAAACTAAATAG
- a CDS encoding DNA polymerase III subunit delta, protein MFYFLYGNSPMIEFETEKITEEILEKYPNIIPKFFDCSLKEENEFLSALQINSIFKTVDFLVLKRSENLKSSGIQKLFKSIKNYSLDEKNIIIIYNVPIQYGKVVSDYELTKVSIKLIEELATFKDCTMIKESKATLNYVKQNLNITEKDAKNFIELLGDDYYHIKNETNKVANFLEGQPYSFEKIKNLISIDKDYNMKDLIENFLKTKNFSDILSFLEKNKDSYLGFIYMLTDELINLLKLTSLIKSGKISKNMNYNIFKELYNDFSDLFIGKNFKAQHPYTIFLKLNSFENFSEEFLEKRLKELLEIEYKVKSGERDIDIETEVFLGNFF, encoded by the coding sequence ATGTTTTATTTTTTATATGGAAATTCTCCAATGATAGAGTTTGAAACTGAAAAAATTACAGAAGAAATTTTAGAAAAATATCCAAATATTATACCAAAATTTTTTGACTGTTCTTTAAAAGAAGAGAATGAATTTTTATCTGCTTTGCAAATTAATTCAATTTTCAAAACAGTTGATTTTTTAGTTTTAAAAAGAAGTGAAAATTTAAAAAGTTCAGGTATTCAAAAACTATTTAAGAGTATCAAAAACTATAGTCTAGATGAAAAGAATATTATAATTATCTACAATGTCCCTATACAATATGGAAAAGTTGTTTCAGATTATGAATTAACTAAAGTAAGTATTAAATTAATAGAAGAACTCGCCACTTTTAAAGACTGTACTATGATAAAAGAAAGTAAGGCAACTTTAAATTATGTAAAACAAAATTTAAATATTACTGAAAAAGATGCCAAAAACTTTATAGAACTATTAGGAGATGACTATTATCATATAAAAAATGAAACTAATAAAGTGGCTAATTTTTTGGAGGGACAACCATATTCTTTTGAAAAAATTAAAAATTTAATAAGTATTGATAAAGATTACAATATGAAAGATTTGATTGAAAATTTTTTAAAAACTAAAAATTTTTCTGATATTTTAAGCTTTTTGGAAAAAAATAAAGATTCTTATTTAGGTTTTATTTATATGCTAACAGATGAACTAATTAATTTATTAAAACTAACTTCTTTAATAAAAAGTGGTAAAATTTCAAAAAATATGAATTATAATATATTTAAAGAACTATATAATGATTTTTCTGATTTATTTATAGGAAAAAATTTCAAAGCTCAACACCCTTATACAATTTTTTTGAAATTAAATAGTTTTGAAAATTTTTCAGAAGAATTTTTAGAAAAAAGATTAAAAGAATTGTTAGAAATTGAATATAAAGTAAAAAGTGGGGAAAGAGACATTGATATTGAAACAGAAGTATTTCTTGGAAATTTTTTCTAA
- a CDS encoding homoserine kinase gives MGVFINLFQDEIDFIEEKYKIKILEIKNIDNGILNSNFYVKAKNKKYILRIYEANRTIDEEKQELILLDKIANFIPVSKAIRNIDNEYISILNNKKFALFEYVDGNSITKIDTYIIREIAMNLGKFHSFSKEISFEKYNRKTRIDFNFYYNEIKKSKIDFKFKRELLNLADEINSYDFSTLPSGIIHGDIFPDNVLLDEYNNIKVIFDFNESYYAPFIFDIAIVINFWIRIKDFDFFDENNFIRDFFNYYSKYRKITKEELKLLDIACKKTALTFIFLRIYKEKIENSYQKAISIEEKSYLDLIKLIDEYEK, from the coding sequence ATGGGAGTATTTATTAATCTTTTCCAAGATGAAATAGATTTTATTGAGGAAAAATATAAAATAAAAATTTTAGAAATAAAAAATATTGATAATGGAATATTAAATTCAAATTTCTATGTAAAAGCAAAAAATAAAAAATATATACTTAGAATATATGAAGCTAATAGGACAATAGATGAGGAAAAACAAGAATTAATTTTATTAGATAAGATTGCAAATTTTATTCCTGTGAGTAAAGCAATAAGAAATATTGATAATGAATACATAAGTATTTTAAATAATAAAAAATTTGCTTTATTTGAATATGTAGATGGAAATTCTATTACTAAAATAGATACTTATATAATCAGAGAAATTGCAATGAATCTTGGAAAATTTCATTCATTTTCAAAAGAAATTTCTTTTGAAAAATACAATAGAAAAACAAGAATAGATTTTAATTTTTATTATAATGAAATTAAGAAATCAAAAATTGATTTTAAATTTAAAAGAGAACTGTTAAATTTAGCTGATGAAATTAATAGCTATGATTTTTCAACTCTACCAAGTGGAATTATACATGGAGATATTTTTCCAGATAATGTATTATTAGATGAGTATAATAATATAAAGGTTATTTTTGATTTTAATGAGAGCTATTATGCACCATTTATTTTTGATATAGCTATTGTTATAAATTTTTGGATCAGAATAAAAGATTTTGATTTTTTTGATGAAAATAATTTTATAAGAGATTTTTTTAATTATTATTCTAAATATAGAAAAATTACAAAAGAAGAATTAAAATTATTGGATATCGCTTGTAAAAAAACAGCTTTAACCTTTATCTTTTTAAGAATATATAAAGAAAAAATAGAAAATTCATATCAAAAAGCTATTTCTATTGAAGAAAAATCTTATTTAGACTTAATAAAATTAATTGATGAATATGAAAAATAA
- a CDS encoding zinc metalloprotease HtpX has translation MKGLAELKNKIVKAPHLNIFKIGTWVTMGLFATFLLVYIFVGDEMLNYYPLLILFAFGTPFISLMISKATVKRAYNIRMIGDGGASTEKEKLVVDTVTLLSQKLDLQKFPEIGVYPSNDINAFATGASKNSAMVAVSQGLLNSMNETEIIGVLAHEMSHVVNGDMLTSSILEGFVSAFGVIATLPFLMGENNNRGRRAASSMATYYMVRNVANIFGKIVSSAYSRRREYGADKLAAEITDPSYMKSALLRLQEISEGRISLQNSDREFASFKITNNFSMGNIFGNLFASHPSLAKRIAAIERMEKTTKK, from the coding sequence ATGAAAGGTTTAGCTGAATTAAAAAATAAAATTGTTAAAGCACCTCATCTAAATATATTTAAAATAGGAACATGGGTAACAATGGGGTTATTTGCTACTTTTTTATTAGTTTATATATTTGTAGGAGATGAAATGTTAAATTATTATCCATTATTAATATTATTTGCTTTTGGAACTCCTTTTATATCATTGATGATATCAAAAGCTACTGTGAAGAGAGCATATAATATAAGAATGATAGGAGATGGAGGAGCAAGCACCGAAAAAGAAAAGTTAGTAGTTGATACAGTAACTTTATTAAGTCAAAAATTAGATTTACAAAAATTTCCAGAGATTGGAGTTTATCCCTCTAATGATATCAATGCCTTTGCAACTGGAGCAAGTAAAAATTCTGCTATGGTTGCAGTTTCACAAGGACTTTTAAACAGTATGAATGAAACTGAAATTATAGGAGTGTTAGCGCATGAAATGTCGCATGTAGTCAATGGAGATATGTTAACTTCTTCTATCTTAGAAGGATTTGTATCTGCTTTTGGAGTGATTGCAACTTTACCCTTCTTAATGGGAGAAAATAATAACAGAGGTAGAAGAGCAGCATCAAGTATGGCAACATATTATATGGTAAGAAATGTTGCGAATATTTTTGGGAAAATAGTTTCAAGTGCCTATTCAAGAAGAAGAGAATATGGAGCTGATAAACTAGCAGCAGAAATAACAGATCCTAGTTATATGAAAAGTGCTTTGCTTCGTTTGCAAGAAATAAGTGAAGGAAGAATTTCACTTCAAAATAGTGATAGAGAATTTGCAAGTTTTAAAATTACTAATAATTTTTCAATGGGTAATATTTTTGGAAATTTATTTGCCTCTCATCCTAGTTTAGCAAAAAGAATAGCAGCTATTGAAAGAATGGAAAAAACTACAAAAAAATGA
- a CDS encoding DNA-dependent DNA polymerase III subunit alpha — protein MGLQIEIENIVIDNFSESAKTILKTEIKKYAENIVKEANLIEEGELENGIDIEITAKSVNNAVRKNKLNYKKKNKKIS, from the coding sequence GTGGGGCTTCAGATAGAGATTGAAAATATAGTAATAGATAATTTTTCTGAAAGTGCTAAAACTATTTTAAAAACTGAAATAAAAAAATATGCAGAAAATATTGTAAAAGAAGCAAATTTAATTGAAGAAGGAGAGCTAGAAAATGGAATTGATATTGAAATAACAGCTAAAAGTGTAAATAATGCAGTTAGAAAAAACAAATTAAATTATAAGAAAAAAAATAAAAAAATATCTTGA
- a CDS encoding SIR2 family NAD-dependent protein deacylase: MSDNNMKFNLFIGENFNELISLPTNRIIIRNLLSVADRDVVVLNNSLSLPELVQKLMDKILYGRKEIVEIISNIFSMENKPDLTFYNSIFDSNIFSSIISTNYDYTAEENFLNLIKISTPFNVSNDESGRIAFYKVYGDYKDRDKVVISTQDIKRIKMLAFYNEFWEKLRAEFNKRPTILFTVNLEDKVFLDVLDFIIAKTDRLQPIYLYTGDEIDKLLTDKDIISFINKYSIEIIKGENKEFIANVKEKFFGEKKSGDVQQNYA, from the coding sequence ATGTCAGATAATAATATGAAGTTTAATCTTTTTATAGGAGAAAATTTTAATGAGTTAATCTCATTGCCAACAAATCGAATAATTATAAGGAATCTATTATCAGTAGCAGATAGAGATGTTGTTGTTTTAAATAATAGTTTATCTTTACCAGAGCTTGTACAAAAGTTAATGGATAAAATTCTTTATGGAAGAAAAGAAATTGTTGAAATTATCAGCAATATTTTTTCTATGGAAAATAAACCTGATTTAACTTTTTATAACAGTATATTTGATTCTAATATTTTTTCTTCAATAATATCAACAAACTATGACTATACAGCAGAAGAAAATTTCTTAAATTTAATAAAAATAAGCACTCCCTTCAATGTAAGTAATGATGAAAGTGGAAGAATAGCTTTTTATAAAGTCTATGGTGACTATAAAGATAGAGATAAAGTTGTTATTTCAACTCAAGATATTAAAAGAATTAAAATGTTAGCTTTCTATAATGAGTTTTGGGAAAAGTTACGAGCTGAATTTAATAAAAGACCTACTATTCTTTTTACTGTTAATCTTGAAGATAAAGTATTTTTAGATGTTTTAGATTTCATAATAGCAAAAACAGATAGACTTCAACCTATTTATCTATATACTGGTGATGAAATTGATAAACTTTTAACTGATAAAGACATAATAAGTTTTATAAATAAATATTCTATTGAAATTATAAAAGGTGAAAATAAAGAATTTATTGCAAATGTAAAAGAGAAATTTTTTGGTGAGAAAAAAAGTGGTGATGTCCAACAAAATTATGCCTGA
- a CDS encoding PTS sugar transporter subunit IIA, translated as MGLFDIFKKKEKTIVTIYSPINGKVIELKEVPDEAFAQKMVGDGCAIEPDKGIICSPIDGQLMNIFPTNHAIIFETIDGLEMIVHFGIDTVKLDGKGFQKLREPGPIKIGDEIVKYNLDEIKDGVPSTRSPIIINNMEKVEKIEILSLGKVVKIGEPIMKVTLK; from the coding sequence ATGGGGTTATTTGATATTTTTAAGAAAAAAGAAAAGACTATTGTTACTATATATTCACCAATTAATGGAAAAGTTATAGAACTTAAAGAAGTTCCAGATGAAGCTTTTGCACAAAAAATGGTAGGGGATGGCTGTGCTATTGAGCCAGATAAAGGTATTATTTGTTCCCCTATTGATGGGCAACTTATGAATATTTTTCCAACTAATCATGCTATTATATTTGAAACAATTGATGGTTTAGAAATGATAGTTCACTTTGGAATTGATACTGTCAAATTAGACGGAAAAGGTTTCCAAAAATTAAGAGAACCTGGTCCAATAAAAATTGGAGATGAAATTGTTAAATATAATCTTGATGAAATAAAAGATGGTGTTCCTTCAACAAGAAGTCCTATTATAATAAATAATATGGAAAAAGTTGAAAAAATAGAAATTTTATCATTAGGAAAAGTAGTAAAAATAGGTGAGCCTATTATGAAAGTAACTTTGAAATAA
- the cls gene encoding cardiolipin synthase: MQDISKILLTLVQLFLQYVWVANLFFIIVIIMIEKKNPLYTILWIFLLTLVPYVGFFIYLFFGLTFKKKRVANKIYKIKKLKSRKDVSKSDNEELKRWKGLITYLEMSTDNHISSNNDIQVYFTGEDFFPELKKEIANAKKFINMEYFIFQFDGIGKEIADLLIEKAKEGVEVNLIIDGVNLANFRLKQYFKNTGVNLHLFFRTYIPIFNIRLNYRNHRKVTIIDNRIAFVGGMNIGDEYLGKGKIGYWRDTSVKIYGDIVSSFEKEFYFSLSIVKNEFLKDEKFSNEISLKYEEDEGIYMQLISSGPNYEFPAIRDNYIKLIQEARKSVFIQTPYFVPDDLLLDTLKSAVLSGIDVKIMIPNKADHPFIYWVNQYYVWELLRLGANIYRYENGFIHSKTILVDEEVVSVGTCNFDYRSFYLNFEINLNIYNKEVANSFKAQYYKDITISKKLTFADFKKRSIFTKVKESVFRLLSPIM, encoded by the coding sequence ATGCAAGATATTTCTAAAATTTTATTAACATTAGTACAACTTTTTTTACAGTATGTTTGGGTGGCAAATTTATTTTTTATCATTGTTATTATTATGATAGAGAAAAAAAATCCATTGTATACAATTTTATGGATATTTTTATTAACGCTTGTGCCTTATGTTGGATTTTTTATTTATTTATTCTTTGGTTTAACTTTTAAGAAAAAAAGAGTTGCAAATAAAATTTATAAAATAAAAAAATTAAAAAGTAGAAAAGATGTTTCTAAATCTGATAATGAAGAATTAAAAAGATGGAAGGGACTTATAACTTATCTTGAAATGAGTACTGATAACCATATTTCTTCTAATAATGATATTCAAGTTTATTTTACTGGTGAAGATTTTTTTCCTGAATTAAAAAAAGAAATAGCTAATGCAAAAAAATTTATAAATATGGAGTACTTTATTTTTCAATTTGATGGTATAGGAAAAGAAATAGCAGATTTATTAATTGAAAAAGCTAAGGAAGGAGTAGAAGTAAATTTAATAATAGATGGAGTTAATTTGGCCAATTTTAGATTAAAACAATATTTTAAGAATACTGGAGTTAATTTACATCTATTTTTTAGAACATATATTCCAATATTTAATATCAGATTAAATTATAGAAACCATAGAAAAGTTACAATAATAGATAATAGAATTGCCTTTGTTGGTGGAATGAATATAGGAGATGAATATTTAGGTAAAGGAAAAATCGGTTATTGGAGAGATACTTCAGTAAAAATTTATGGAGATATAGTTTCATCTTTTGAAAAAGAATTTTATTTTTCATTAAGTATAGTAAAAAATGAATTTTTAAAAGATGAGAAATTTTCAAATGAAATTTCCTTAAAATATGAAGAAGATGAAGGTATTTATATGCAACTTATAAGTTCGGGACCTAATTATGAATTTCCAGCTATAAGAGATAATTATATAAAACTTATTCAAGAAGCTAGAAAATCTGTATTTATTCAAACACCTTATTTTGTTCCTGATGATTTATTATTAGATACATTGAAATCAGCTGTTTTATCAGGTATAGATGTTAAAATTATGATACCTAATAAAGCTGATCACCCATTTATTTATTGGGTTAATCAATATTATGTTTGGGAACTTTTAAGATTAGGGGCGAATATTTATAGATATGAAAATGGTTTTATACATTCTAAGACTATATTAGTTGATGAAGAAGTAGTTTCAGTTGGAACTTGTAATTTTGATTATAGAAGTTTTTATCTAAACTTTGAAATTAATTTAAATATCTATAATAAAGAAGTTGCTAATTCTTTTAAAGCACAATACTACAAAGATATTACAATATCCAAAAAATTAACATTTGCTGATTTTAAAAAGAGAAGTATTTTTACAAAAGTGAAAGAATCAGTATTTAGATTACTATCACCTATAATGTAG